In Clostridia bacterium, the following are encoded in one genomic region:
- a CDS encoding two-component system regulatory protein YycI, translated as MDWSKAKSVLIVVFLILNAFLSVYLISLYQGNSVHRKNIINAVKILEDKGIKVMCKIPETRDSYSINYENSVLDKNMIASVLFGSNMISGAIINGQEMQRGSKRILFTDNSSFLYTDAKLVQNTQIFEKEKIVKICSKLLADLKLPVSDFYLDSYVTQPDGSVNLIFIEKVENYIIFSNRFEMSFYNGEIIRLKAAVAKINKGQKIKIKNIVPAYQILLRNYIGESNIIVNGIDLGYDCRYLEEGTSSTTSPIWRVRTGDGKERYFRAVDGQE; from the coding sequence ATGGACTGGTCAAAGGCTAAAAGTGTTTTGATTGTTGTTTTTCTGATATTGAATGCGTTTTTATCTGTATACCTTATATCTTTATATCAGGGAAACAGCGTGCATAGAAAAAACATTATAAATGCTGTAAAGATACTTGAGGATAAAGGAATCAAAGTAATGTGTAAAATTCCCGAAACCAGGGATTCTTACAGTATTAACTATGAAAACTCTGTGCTTGACAAGAATATGATAGCTTCTGTCCTATTTGGGAGCAATATGATATCGGGAGCAATTATAAACGGGCAGGAGATGCAAAGAGGAAGTAAAAGAATACTTTTTACTGATAACAGTTCTTTTTTATATACTGATGCCAAACTTGTCCAAAATACACAGATTTTTGAGAAAGAAAAAATAGTAAAAATCTGTTCAAAGCTTTTAGCAGATCTAAAGCTGCCGGTGTCTGACTTTTACCTTGATTCGTACGTAACGCAGCCTGATGGCTCTGTAAACTTGATATTTATAGAAAAAGTTGAAAATTATATTATTTTTAGTAACAGGTTTGAGATGAGCTTTTATAATGGAGAAATTATTCGGCTGAAAGCAGCAGTTGCTAAAATAAATAAGGGTCAGAAGATTAAGATTAAGAATATTGTACCTGCCTATCAAATCCTTTTAAGGAATTATATCGGAGAATCAAATATCATTGTTAACGGAATAGATTTGGGGTATGATTGCAGATATCTTGAGGAGGGAACGAGTTCAACCACATCCCCTATCTGGAGAGTACGCACGGGGGATGGAAAGGAAAGATACTTTAGAGCAGTTGATGGCCAAGAATGA